The Pseudomonas graminis region AGTCAGTGTGACCTTCAACAGTGGTGGTGGTTTGTGGGTACTGCTTCATGAAGTCAGCCAGGTTCTTGATGTCGCCGTAGCTGTTTGGCTTCACAACCGACTTGTTGAAGTCGAATTTAACGTCCAGCTCAACGCGAACGACTTCAGCAACAGCTGGGCAGCCGTTAGCGTCTACAGTCACGTTTGCAGGGGTGTCAGGGCACTTGTCAACGTTGTCGCAAACGCCGTCGTTGTCGCTGTCGGAGCACACTTCAGCTACTGGAGCCGGTGCTGCTTCAACTTTCTTCGAACCGCCGCCGAAGTTCACACCGATACCGACGCTTGGCGCCCACTCGGTGTCGCCCTGGTCGATGTTGTACTGAGCTTCAACGCCAGCACGGGCATAGAAGTTGTCAGTGAAGTACAGCTTGGCACCGCCGCCGATGTTGGCGAAGGTGGAGCGGTTACGACCGTTGCTGCCGTTCTGATCGATGCTCTGATCGGAGAAACCAGCCGAAACGTACGGACGCAGCATGTCGCCTGGGTTGTTGAAGTGGTACAGAGCGTCCAGAGCGGTGTTCGCGCCCTTGATGTTCTGGCCATTGTCGCTACGGACGTTGTGCACTTCGTCATAGCCCAGACGCAATTCAACGTCGTCGGTCAGGAAGTAGCCAACAGAACCGCCGAACAGGTTGCCGTCGTTTTTGAAGTTACGAGCGCTGT contains the following coding sequences:
- a CDS encoding OmpA family protein, translating into MKLKNTLGLAIGTIVAATSFGALAQGQGAVEIEGFAKKEQFDSARNFKNDGNLFGGSVGYFLTDDVELRLGYDEVHNVRSDNGQNIKGANTALDALYHFNNPGDMLRPYVSAGFSDQSIDQNGSNGRNRSTFANIGGGAKLYFTDNFYARAGVEAQYNIDQGDTEWAPSVGIGVNFGGGSKKVEAAPAPVAEVCSDSDNDGVCDNVDKCPDTPANVTVDANGCPAVAEVVRVELDVKFDFNKSVVKPNSYGDIKNLADFMKQYPQTTTTVEGHTDSVGPDAYNQKLSERRANAVKQVLVNQYGVGANRVNSVGYGESRPVADNATDAGRAVNRRVEAQVEAQAK